A genomic stretch from Flavobacterium humidisoli includes:
- a CDS encoding serine hydrolase domain-containing protein, giving the protein MKKVFFLLAFLAYTLICSAQTDKTKIPTDNKLKTKLDSLVDRSVFTFMNNNSRVGISIGIIKDGKQFIYNYGSTQREKQELPTGNTVYELASISKTFASALLARAVLENKVNLNDDVRKYLKEEYPNLGSNGKPITLLNLANLTSGLPNWMPDKDLFGKANPDDIPHILDSVHKKYTRQDFYRDLHNVKLQATPGTVSRHCNTAAQLLGYIMESVYNKSYEKLLEMYFINPLKMKNTSLLKSGKIPIKMAKGYDIKGRIMPIIDWEDLQVAASVASSISDMLKYMAFQMNEKDAAVKLSHVPTFGNIEDNAIALNWKVKKTNNIRSISHTGGSLGFSSYMIFYPDLNSGVVLLSNQADQSTQNELIALSDLILKP; this is encoded by the coding sequence ATGAAAAAAGTATTCTTCCTTCTAGCTTTTCTTGCATACACGTTAATCTGTTCTGCTCAGACAGATAAAACAAAAATACCCACAGATAACAAATTGAAAACTAAATTAGATTCGTTAGTTGATCGGTCTGTTTTCACATTTATGAATAATAATTCCCGAGTAGGGATCTCCATAGGCATTATAAAGGATGGGAAGCAATTTATCTATAATTATGGCTCGACTCAAAGAGAAAAACAGGAATTGCCAACTGGGAATACAGTTTATGAGCTTGCATCTATTTCAAAAACATTTGCTTCAGCTTTGCTGGCCAGAGCTGTTCTAGAAAATAAAGTAAATCTCAATGATGATGTACGCAAATATCTTAAGGAAGAATATCCTAATTTGGGGAGTAATGGAAAACCTATAACCCTGCTCAATCTTGCTAATCTCACGTCCGGATTGCCTAATTGGATGCCAGATAAAGATCTCTTTGGAAAAGCAAATCCTGATGATATTCCTCATATTTTAGATTCTGTCCACAAAAAATACACCAGGCAGGATTTTTATAGGGATCTGCATAATGTAAAATTGCAGGCAACGCCAGGAACAGTTTCACGCCATTGCAATACAGCTGCCCAATTGCTTGGCTATATTATGGAAAGCGTTTATAATAAATCCTATGAAAAACTTTTGGAAATGTATTTCATAAACCCGCTTAAAATGAAAAATACGTCATTACTAAAATCTGGAAAAATACCAATAAAAATGGCCAAAGGCTACGATATTAAAGGACGAATTATGCCCATTATTGATTGGGAAGATTTACAAGTAGCTGCAAGTGTAGCATCTTCAATTTCAGACATGCTAAAATATATGGCATTTCAGATGAATGAAAAAGATGCTGCTGTAAAGCTAAGCCACGTGCCGACTTTTGGAAATATTGAAGACAATGCAATTGCACTTAACTGGAAAGTAAAAAAAACTAATAATATCAGAAGCATCTCACATACAGGCGGCAGTTTAGGGTTTAGCAGTTATATGATATTTTATCCTGATTTAAATTCGGGTGTTGTCTTACTCTCAAATCAAGCCGATCAAAGCACGCAAAATGAACTGATCGCACTGTCTGATCTGATTTTAAAACCTTAA